The proteins below come from a single Oscillospiraceae bacterium genomic window:
- a CDS encoding PrgI family protein — protein sequence MEIKIPKEVRDYHENIFFGLNTRQFICSVLAVGVAVGIHFALQPYVGTEEIGWMCILGAAPFAACGFFTYHGMTAEQVLWAWFKSEILCPKRLVFKSDSYYYEAMQPAIRAGMKRKRGKPMKKSEDNA from the coding sequence ATGGAAATCAAAATACCGAAAGAAGTCCGCGACTACCACGAAAACATCTTTTTCGGGCTGAATACGCGGCAGTTTATTTGCTCGGTGCTGGCGGTCGGCGTAGCGGTGGGCATTCACTTTGCCTTGCAGCCGTATGTCGGCACCGAGGAAATCGGTTGGATGTGCATTTTAGGTGCTGCGCCGTTTGCCGCCTGCGGGTTCTTTACATACCACGGCATGACCGCCGAACAGGTGCTTTGGGCGTGGTTCAAGTCTGAAATCCTCTGCCCGAAACGCCTTGTGTTCAAGTCCGACAGTTACTACTACGAAGCCATGCAGCCCGCCATCCGCGCGGGCATGAAACGAAAGAGAGGCAAGCCTATGAAGAAAAGCGAGGATAACGCTTGA
- a CDS encoding relaxase/mobilization nuclease domain-containing protein has product MAYTSVIPVRRLDQAVKYVMNKEKTTAVSLQDAIDYAANRDKTEQSCFESSYACTLETAFADMRQTKEQWHKPGGVQGYHLVQSFAAGEVTPELAHQIAKELADRVLGGRYEYVIGTHLNTEHIHSHIVWNSVSCVDGKKYHSNGKSYVTQIRTVSDELCRKYKLSVIDTENSNHVAKPYAEWLAEKNGHPTWRTAIRQDVDAAIGQSLTWRQFLSALERKGYEVRMGRKYPVLRPPGKKRFVRFKTLGKRYTPEAIQTRILYPRSYRPYVENPPTIQRARLRDNGKPRRKLTGLRALYYRYLYELGALPRKPRRPSYAVRQDAYKLDQRIRQMEFLSKNNIDTLAQLETHRKALQTEIGQLQTKRKQLPKTDDVQSQHESVNTALKQLRQEERLCRKIAEHSLEVQQHLTEARRDRAEQQQREQEHERDRRPNIDLTL; this is encoded by the coding sequence ATGGCTTACACATCCGTGATCCCTGTCCGCCGCCTTGACCAGGCGGTGAAGTATGTGATGAACAAAGAAAAGACCACGGCGGTATCCTTGCAGGACGCCATCGACTATGCCGCCAACCGTGACAAAACGGAGCAATCCTGCTTTGAAAGCTCGTATGCCTGCACGCTGGAAACCGCCTTTGCCGATATGCGGCAAACCAAGGAACAGTGGCACAAACCGGGCGGCGTGCAGGGGTATCACCTTGTACAGAGTTTTGCAGCAGGAGAGGTTACACCCGAACTGGCGCACCAAATCGCAAAGGAACTGGCAGACCGTGTGCTGGGCGGGCGGTATGAATATGTTATCGGTACGCACCTGAACACCGAGCATATCCATTCGCATATTGTCTGGAATTCGGTCAGCTGCGTGGATGGCAAAAAGTATCACAGCAATGGCAAAAGCTATGTAACACAGATTCGCACAGTGTCAGATGAACTTTGTCGCAAATATAAGCTGTCCGTCATCGACACCGAAAACTCTAATCATGTGGCAAAGCCCTACGCCGAGTGGTTGGCGGAGAAAAACGGTCACCCCACATGGCGCACGGCTATTCGGCAGGATGTGGACGCTGCGATTGGGCAGAGCCTTACATGGCGGCAGTTTCTTAGCGCACTGGAACGCAAAGGGTATGAAGTCCGCATGGGGCGCAAGTACCCCGTCCTGCGTCCGCCCGGAAAAAAGCGCTTTGTTCGATTCAAAACGCTGGGCAAGCGGTACACACCCGAAGCAATTCAGACGCGCATTCTGTATCCACGAAGCTACCGTCCTTATGTGGAAAATCCACCAACAATCCAACGTGCTCGTCTGCGCGACAACGGCAAGCCCCGCCGCAAACTAACTGGGCTGCGGGCGCTGTACTACCGCTATCTGTACGAGTTGGGCGCACTTCCTCGCAAACCTCGCCGCCCCAGCTATGCCGTGCGGCAGGATGCTTACAAGTTGGATCAGCGAATTCGGCAGATGGAGTTTCTATCTAAGAACAACATTGACACGCTGGCACAGCTGGAAACTCACCGAAAAGCCCTGCAAACAGAAATTGGGCAGTTGCAGACAAAGCGTAAACAACTACCCAAAACCGATGATGTACAATCGCAGCATGAATCGGTCAACACAGCCCTAAAGCAGCTTCGCCAAGAAGAACGCCTCTGCCGTAAAATCGCAGAACACTCCCTAGAGGTGCAGCAACACCTCACCGAAGCTCGCCGTGACCGTGCTGAACAACAACAGCGCGAACAGGAACACGAGCGTGACCGCCGCCCTAACATTGATTTGACACTATAA
- a CDS encoding PcfB family protein produces MNYGSEPADQIVRYSLEGAEFALRISGTAAKNFFIFAQAVLHDSKKTHGKTHLIRLLKEQKPLKFFTVDKDRMHDFARAAKAHGLLFCPIRDKMDPDHIEIAILQDDASKANRIIEKLQLDVVDTGMAEIIEDAQQKYGEPTPETERVQTEDGAVDFEVGADEEQFNMGFPQGSENASPSEPFSDSSKSFANSPSPRADQLRAKGERPSVRMELSDITAYLRRKVEPPKNRMPRMPVKIKRKEKTL; encoded by the coding sequence ATGAATTACGGCTCTGAACCCGCAGACCAGATCGTCCGCTACTCGTTGGAGGGCGCGGAGTTTGCCCTGCGCATCTCTGGCACCGCTGCGAAAAACTTCTTTATTTTCGCACAGGCAGTGCTGCACGACAGCAAAAAGACCCACGGCAAAACGCACCTAATCCGTTTGCTGAAAGAGCAGAAGCCGCTGAAATTTTTCACGGTAGACAAAGACCGTATGCACGATTTTGCCCGTGCCGCTAAAGCGCATGGGCTGCTGTTCTGTCCCATCCGTGACAAGATGGACCCCGACCACATTGAGATTGCTATTTTGCAGGACGACGCATCCAAAGCCAACCGCATCATTGAGAAATTGCAGTTGGATGTTGTTGACACCGGCATGGCAGAAATCATCGAGGACGCCCAGCAGAAATACGGAGAACCCACCCCAGAAACCGAGCGCGTCCAGACCGAGGACGGTGCGGTAGATTTTGAGGTCGGCGCAGACGAGGAACAGTTCAACATGGGTTTTCCGCAGGGCTCGGAGAACGCCAGTCCGTCCGAGCCTTTCTCCGACAGCAGCAAATCTTTTGCAAACTCGCCGTCGCCGCGCGCCGATCAGCTTCGGGCCAAGGGTGAGCGCCCCAGCGTGCGCATGGAATTAAGCGACATCACAGCTTACCTGCGCCGCAAAGTTGAACCGCCGAAAAACCGTATGCCTAGGATGCCGGTAAAAATCAAGCGAAAGGAGAAAACACTGTAA
- a CDS encoding TraE family protein, with translation MEREKFRIPRSVQDAIPIRRILADGIFQVGNQYSKTWSFTDINYAIASKEDKTSMFLDYSELLNALDSGASAKITIYNRRINKAEFERSVLLPDKDDGLDEYRHEFNQMLTAQVTGTSNSIVRERYLTVSVVKRNPDEARSYFARVGTDLVTHLAQLSSVATELTLNERLHIFRDFFKAGEQAAAEFNIHEHAKRGQHFKDWFCPDSMEFAADHFKLDARYGRVLYLQDYASYIKDCFVSELCDLDRDLMLSIDILPVPTDEAARQLQSTLLGVETNVANWQRRQNANNNFTATIPYDMELQRKETKEMLDDLTTRDQRMMFGLVTLVHLADSKEQLDSDTETLYSTARKHLCQLSTLRWQQKDGLDTVLPYGLRKIQALRTLTTESTAVLIPFRAQEIMQPNGLYYGQNAVSKNMIVADRRLLLNGNSFRLGVSGSGKSMSAKEEIVQIALSTEDDILILDPESEFGYLTEALGGEVISISATSDTHINALDMDRAYGDERNPIVSKSEFVLSLFEQLIGDGMVTAKEKSILGRCTEQVYLPYIRNGYKGTPPTLQDFYRLLQMQPEPEAQGLALSSELFITGTLNTFARHTNVDTQARIIAYDIRELGEQLMPLGMLVTLDAIYNRVIQNWKKGRRTWIFCDEFYRARRSVT, from the coding sequence ATGGAACGCGAAAAGTTCCGGATTCCGCGCAGTGTACAGGACGCCATTCCCATCCGCCGCATCCTTGCGGATGGGATTTTCCAAGTCGGCAACCAGTATTCCAAAACATGGTCGTTTACCGACATCAACTACGCCATCGCCAGTAAAGAGGACAAAACGTCCATGTTCCTTGATTACTCGGAACTGCTGAACGCCCTCGACTCCGGCGCATCGGCAAAAATCACAATTTACAACCGACGCATCAACAAGGCCGAGTTCGAGCGCAGCGTCCTGCTGCCCGACAAGGATGACGGCTTGGACGAATACCGCCACGAATTCAACCAGATGCTGACCGCACAGGTCACCGGCACCAGCAACAGCATTGTGCGGGAACGCTATCTGACCGTGAGCGTTGTAAAGCGCAACCCAGACGAGGCCCGCAGCTACTTTGCCCGCGTCGGCACGGATCTGGTGACGCACCTTGCACAGCTTTCCTCGGTGGCAACCGAACTGACACTGAACGAGCGCTTGCACATTTTCCGCGACTTTTTCAAAGCAGGGGAACAGGCTGCGGCGGAGTTCAACATCCACGAACACGCCAAGCGCGGGCAGCATTTCAAGGACTGGTTCTGCCCCGACAGCATGGAATTTGCCGCCGATCATTTCAAGCTGGATGCCCGCTATGGCCGGGTGCTGTATTTGCAGGACTACGCCAGCTACATCAAGGACTGTTTTGTGTCGGAACTCTGTGACCTTGACCGCGACCTGATGCTGTCCATCGACATCCTGCCGGTTCCCACAGACGAAGCCGCTCGCCAGCTGCAAAGCACACTGCTGGGCGTGGAAACGAATGTGGCAAACTGGCAGCGCCGCCAAAACGCCAACAACAATTTTACAGCCACGATTCCCTACGATATGGAACTCCAGCGCAAGGAAACCAAGGAGATGCTGGACGACCTGACCACCCGCGACCAGCGGATGATGTTCGGGCTGGTGACGCTGGTGCATCTGGCGGACAGCAAGGAGCAGTTGGACTCCGACACCGAAACGCTTTACTCCACAGCGCGCAAGCACCTTTGCCAGCTTTCCACGCTGCGCTGGCAACAGAAAGACGGACTGGACACGGTGCTGCCGTATGGACTGCGGAAGATCCAAGCTCTGCGCACGCTCACCACCGAAAGCACCGCCGTGTTGATTCCGTTCCGCGCACAGGAAATCATGCAGCCGAACGGTCTGTACTACGGGCAGAACGCCGTCAGCAAGAACATGATCGTGGCGGATCGCCGCTTGCTGCTCAACGGCAACAGCTTCCGTTTGGGCGTTTCGGGTTCTGGCAAGAGCATGAGCGCCAAGGAAGAAATTGTGCAAATTGCGCTCTCTACCGAGGATGACATTCTCATTCTCGACCCGGAAAGTGAGTTCGGTTATCTGACCGAAGCCCTCGGCGGCGAGGTGATCAGCATCTCGGCAACCTCCGATACCCACATCAATGCGCTGGACATGGATCGCGCCTACGGTGACGAGCGCAATCCCATCGTCAGCAAGTCGGAGTTTGTGCTGTCGCTGTTCGAGCAGCTGATCGGTGACGGCATGGTGACCGCGAAAGAAAAGTCCATCCTCGGTCGCTGCACCGAGCAGGTGTACCTGCCCTACATCCGCAACGGCTACAAAGGCACGCCGCCCACGCTGCAGGACTTTTACCGTCTGCTCCAGATGCAGCCAGAACCCGAAGCGCAGGGGCTGGCGCTGTCGTCCGAGTTGTTCATTACCGGCACGCTGAACACCTTTGCCCGGCATACCAATGTGGACACGCAGGCGCGCATTATTGCCTACGACATTCGCGAATTGGGCGAGCAGCTTATGCCGCTGGGGATGCTGGTGACGCTGGATGCTATCTACAACCGCGTTATCCAGAACTGGAAGAAGGGGCGCAGAACGTGGATTTTCTGCGATGAGTTTTACAGGGCGAGACGTTCTGTGACTTAA
- a CDS encoding M23 family metallopeptidase produces the protein MKEIKEKLSGGVLTENAAGNIPKTALKKAWTEAKEKRNIPMEKQDGSGEQGAYAEADQAWGNIADGTTAAVSGSLDFSYKQGRQLAQKQYEKRKQQRSAEWVAEERAHAATERHVSPETIIGGKRLDVHGSAQRGANLPRKCAREKAATIKVTSHEIRGVSYEQKQVRTVANETVRNITGRERLQNSAQQIKIALQSRAAAIQQKTKAALSAIRHFLESLRSLVTAMIAGTSIAMNIVIIICLVAFVSGSAYGIFFAADVPGKDAISVQEAVETLTDEYRDKLETISDTVQHDRQDIVANDDVYYIRWQDVLAVFSSYVSGNEHGSPVASLGKEQVDTLREIMWAMNEVDYTTRTETTAIETTNDTGQPTRTTITETVLEIELTHKTPAEMAADYHFNTRQSNYLQLLQDPQYEQLWAELLGGYAQGDGEILTPDSTRAPTGTLQWPLPVAGTITSQFGHRVDPITGEVSSHTGTDIACAEGTPILAAAEGTVTVANGLDSWGGSYGYYVQIDHGGGLETLYAHCSSICVTTGQQVQAGQIIGYVGHTGRATGSHLHLEVRINGNRANPLQHFL, from the coding sequence ATGAAAGAAATCAAAGAAAAGCTGTCAGGCGGAGTGCTGACAGAAAATGCTGCAGGGAATATCCCCAAAACAGCACTGAAAAAGGCATGGACAGAGGCCAAAGAAAAACGGAATATTCCTATGGAAAAGCAGGACGGTTCTGGTGAGCAGGGAGCCTACGCGGAGGCAGACCAAGCTTGGGGAAACATAGCCGATGGAACAACCGCTGCGGTTAGTGGAAGCCTCGATTTCAGCTATAAGCAGGGGCGCCAACTGGCCCAAAAGCAATACGAAAAGCGCAAGCAACAGCGCTCTGCCGAATGGGTCGCAGAAGAACGCGCCCACGCCGCCACAGAGCGCCATGTAAGCCCCGAAACGATCATCGGCGGCAAGCGGCTCGATGTACACGGTTCGGCGCAACGTGGGGCAAATTTGCCCCGCAAGTGCGCAAGAGAAAAGGCCGCAACCATCAAGGTTACGTCGCACGAGATTCGCGGCGTAAGCTATGAACAAAAGCAAGTCCGTACTGTGGCCAACGAAACTGTGCGGAATATAACAGGACGGGAGCGATTACAAAATTCTGCACAGCAAATTAAAATAGCTTTACAAAGCAGAGCCGCAGCAATACAGCAGAAAACCAAAGCCGCGCTTTCCGCAATTCGCCACTTCCTCGAAAGTCTGCGCAGTCTTGTAACAGCAATGATTGCGGGCACAAGTATTGCCATGAACATAGTTATTATAATCTGCCTTGTGGCCTTTGTGTCCGGCTCGGCCTATGGCATATTCTTTGCAGCCGATGTGCCCGGTAAAGATGCCATTTCCGTGCAGGAGGCTGTAGAAACACTCACAGACGAATACCGCGACAAACTGGAAACAATTTCCGATACCGTACAGCATGACCGCCAAGACATTGTTGCCAACGATGATGTATATTACATCCGCTGGCAGGACGTCTTGGCGGTCTTTTCTTCGTATGTATCCGGGAACGAACACGGCTCCCCGGTGGCTTCGTTGGGAAAAGAACAGGTGGATACGCTGCGAGAAATCATGTGGGCTATGAACGAGGTTGATTACACAACCCGCACCGAAACAACGGCCATAGAAACCACCAACGATACCGGCCAGCCGACCAGAACAACTATAACCGAAACCGTGCTTGAGATAGAACTAACACATAAAACACCGGCCGAGATGGCCGCAGACTATCACTTTAACACCCGCCAAAGCAACTACTTGCAGCTTTTGCAGGACCCGCAATATGAACAACTCTGGGCTGAACTACTCGGCGGCTATGCGCAAGGCGATGGAGAAATCCTGACCCCGGACAGCACCCGCGCCCCAACCGGCACGCTCCAATGGCCGCTGCCGGTGGCTGGGACAATAACTTCCCAATTCGGACACCGGGTGGACCCCATCACCGGCGAGGTCAGCTCCCACACCGGCACCGACATTGCCTGCGCCGAGGGTACTCCCATCCTCGCCGCCGCGGAGGGAACTGTCACCGTTGCCAACGGCCTTGACAGCTGGGGCGGCAGTTACGGCTACTATGTCCAAATTGACCACGGCGGCGGGCTGGAAACACTATATGCACACTGTTCGTCCATCTGCGTCACCACCGGTCAGCAGGTGCAGGCCGGGCAAATCATCGGCTATGTCGGCCATACCGGCCGCGCCACCGGCAGCCATCTGCATTTGGAAGTCAGGATAAACGGAAATCGTGCAAATCCGTTGCAACATTTTCTCTAA
- a CDS encoding glutamyl-tRNA amidotransferase — MLYAVMVCGVVFALPAFAADDPLVVVENLSTFIFSLIRAVGLILLGWGIVQVGLSLQSHDPSQRSQGFLTLAGGLVITFAKEILDIITA; from the coding sequence ATGCTGTACGCCGTCATGGTGTGCGGCGTTGTTTTTGCCCTGCCCGCCTTTGCCGCAGATGACCCGCTGGTCGTGGTCGAAAATCTCTCCACATTCATCTTTTCGCTGATCCGCGCGGTGGGGCTTATCCTGCTGGGGTGGGGCATTGTGCAGGTCGGTCTGTCTTTGCAGAGCCACGACCCCAGCCAGCGCAGTCAAGGCTTTTTGACGCTGGCGGGCGGGCTGGTGATTACCTTTGCCAAGGAAATCCTCGACATCATCACCGCGTGA
- a CDS encoding AraC family transcriptional regulator, which translates to MRYLASYERSVRGTFDFPIELYYVDSTHLRYEMPYHWHMEHELVLVLQGTLHLAVDGTQYDLAAGDSLMIPDGAIHGGTPDSCIYECVVFDLERFMPDASKCGTRLADLRASGARLEYRFSAGSTPATLASDLFQSMETENSGYEFTTTGLLWQLLGEILVHRLYRTTNSENLRQSHQIRAVKNVLNRIRNDYAKSLTLQDLASEAGLNPNYFCRSFRQVTGKTPMEYLNYYRIECAAELLCNTQISITDIAFRCGFQDSSYFGRIFRRMKATTPRAYRKAHKK; encoded by the coding sequence ATGCGATATCTCGCAAGCTATGAGCGCAGTGTGCGTGGGACTTTTGATTTCCCTATTGAGCTGTACTATGTTGACTCTACGCATCTGCGCTACGAAATGCCCTATCACTGGCATATGGAACACGAACTGGTCCTGGTTTTACAGGGTACACTCCATCTCGCTGTTGACGGAACGCAATATGATTTAGCTGCGGGTGACAGCTTGATGATCCCTGACGGGGCGATTCACGGGGGTACGCCAGACAGCTGCATCTATGAGTGCGTTGTGTTTGATCTGGAACGCTTTATGCCGGATGCAAGCAAATGCGGTACCCGACTTGCGGACTTACGTGCATCAGGCGCACGCCTGGAATACCGTTTTTCTGCAGGTTCGACACCGGCAACGCTGGCAAGCGACTTGTTTCAATCCATGGAGACCGAAAACAGTGGATACGAATTTACCACGACCGGCCTCCTTTGGCAGCTCCTGGGTGAAATTTTGGTCCACCGCCTTTACCGAACTACAAACTCAGAAAACCTGCGGCAGTCACATCAAATCCGTGCGGTCAAAAATGTACTAAACCGTATCCGCAATGATTATGCAAAATCACTCACATTACAGGATTTAGCCAGCGAGGCTGGCTTAAACCCAAACTATTTCTGCAGGTCATTTCGCCAGGTCACCGGTAAAACTCCGATGGAATATCTAAATTATTACCGCATTGAATGCGCGGCAGAACTGTTGTGTAACACGCAGATCAGCATTACCGACATCGCCTTTCGGTGCGGCTTTCAAGATAGCAGCTACTTTGGGCGCATCTTCCGCAGAATGAAAGCAACCACTCCTCGCGCCTACCGTAAGGCACACAAGAAATAG
- a CDS encoding DNA-3-methyladenine glycosylase I produces the protein MEELIQRCSWATTDLYKEYHDNEWGKPVHDENKLFEMLILEGMQAGLSWLTILNKREAFRIAFDNFDCKKIALYDDAKIEKLMQNSRIVRNRLKIKSAITNAQQFIKIQESYGSFDSFIWSYVDGKPILNQFQTETDIPARTALSDQISKDLKKLGFKFVGSTIIYAYMQAIGIVNDHVKGCHLYPNK, from the coding sequence ATGGAAGAATTGATACAAAGATGTTCATGGGCAACTACCGACTTATATAAAGAGTATCATGATAATGAATGGGGAAAGCCCGTTCATGATGAGAATAAACTATTTGAGATGTTAATACTTGAAGGTATGCAGGCAGGACTATCGTGGCTGACAATACTAAATAAAAGAGAGGCATTTAGAATTGCTTTTGATAACTTTGACTGCAAAAAAATAGCGCTATATGATGATGCAAAAATAGAAAAGCTAATGCAAAATAGCCGCATTGTTCGTAATCGGTTAAAAATCAAATCAGCAATAACAAATGCTCAACAGTTTATAAAAATCCAAGAATCGTATGGCAGTTTTGATTCGTTTATATGGTCCTATGTTGATGGTAAGCCAATTCTCAATCAGTTCCAAACTGAAACTGATATACCCGCAAGGACTGCACTCTCAGACCAAATTAGTAAAGACTTAAAAAAGCTTGGCTTTAAGTTTGTTGGTAGTACAATTATATATGCCTATATGCAGGCAATAGGGATTGTCAATGACCATGTAAAAGGTTGCCATTTGTATCCAAACAAATAG
- a CDS encoding MobC family plasmid mobilization relaxosome protein: MRKRSHIIPLRLNEREYRHLCEQVKTSGFSREEYLRSLILGKEIYPRPCTHHTELVRQISGLCNNANQLAHRANSTGVAGQQSVDEMTRIAKEVWREIKENY; encoded by the coding sequence GTGCGTAAACGCAGTCATATAATCCCGCTGCGGCTGAACGAGCGCGAGTACCGCCATCTTTGCGAACAGGTCAAAACAAGTGGATTCTCGCGCGAGGAATACCTGCGCTCCCTAATCTTGGGCAAAGAAATCTATCCCCGCCCCTGCACACATCATACGGAACTTGTGCGGCAAATTTCCGGTTTGTGCAACAACGCAAACCAGCTTGCGCACCGCGCCAACAGCACGGGCGTGGCGGGGCAGCAAAGCGTGGACGAGATGACGCGCATCGCCAAGGAAGTCTGGCGCGAGATAAAAGAAAACTACTAG
- a CDS encoding helix-turn-helix domain-containing protein encodes MKHTVKKITGAFKYRYQRIMFLVFMAIALGITIFGTGNVICNTAQTERNQNRMLAQSNAQSLSVTYTVAAQTVNNIRLSSEVSQWAAAASAAEERLAAASLHSVVARQMTGLEGLQYTVGMWKLNSYAPAVYINGYSFDKDTYISEQFGMDATAWEQAVATAREGGSYFLATAGTPCAEELVCLYYHKYVRGEVVFFILLPCGEDENSWALASGGRLLASNDPENQTLVKTIDGNSATPRGVYIEPIVNEHLQYVYLVPDKSLQQAGTYILVFLLLLGIGTVFMFLITRQIYKPIDRLLHELDIQPVKGQTDEFALLRDNTVHLQLLNKKIHDALNDTILQQKEEKYIRLLYGLAHDPEDPGTRSICLVLFDFDESANGDQLFAAKNDMRLYTQQDHLVFLGIQPTRWALILYDTTPEDACEKTRRLLNLYLAELPVTAIVGGQMRGITAFRQAYRQVLRTLDMHAVTHTGEILRADQFKTGGPANFRYPVSIESEIIHGVLEGDNAALEALDDNLRDNLGRKTLPPQQVENYLLALSSTANRIYNLLPAQVQSMAPRPVSGAEVLMQYDSQGETIAVKALRGCMEGMTHAVAGRRSADNTQLMQKMLTYIHENYMRDIGLTDVADHVGITPQYCSLAFKQLTNDNFKNYLNGYRIKQARALQDANPGISTTELADRVGFNSANSFIRAYKKYTGISPQNYRKGVSQEEAQNK; translated from the coding sequence TTGAAACACACTGTAAAAAAGATCACAGGAGCCTTCAAATACCGCTACCAGCGCATTATGTTTCTGGTTTTTATGGCGATTGCACTGGGCATAACGATATTCGGGACGGGCAATGTTATATGTAATACAGCGCAAACCGAGAGAAACCAAAACCGTATGTTGGCACAGAGCAACGCCCAGTCATTATCGGTGACTTACACAGTGGCGGCACAAACCGTTAACAACATTCGGTTAAGCAGTGAAGTCTCGCAATGGGCTGCCGCCGCTTCGGCTGCAGAGGAACGTCTGGCTGCGGCAAGCCTGCATAGTGTTGTGGCCAGGCAGATGACTGGTTTGGAAGGTTTGCAGTACACGGTTGGCATGTGGAAGTTAAACTCCTATGCCCCGGCCGTGTATATCAACGGCTATTCTTTTGACAAGGACACGTATATTTCAGAACAGTTTGGCATGGACGCGACCGCTTGGGAACAAGCCGTAGCTACGGCACGGGAAGGCGGAAGCTATTTTCTGGCAACTGCCGGTACGCCTTGTGCTGAAGAGTTGGTCTGCCTGTATTATCATAAATATGTAAGAGGTGAAGTTGTATTTTTCATCCTATTGCCCTGCGGAGAGGACGAAAACTCCTGGGCGTTAGCGTCAGGCGGGCGGCTCTTGGCCAGCAATGATCCAGAGAACCAGACCTTGGTCAAAACAATTGATGGGAACAGCGCCACGCCGAGAGGCGTCTATATTGAGCCGATAGTCAACGAACACCTTCAATATGTTTACCTGGTGCCGGACAAATCGCTGCAGCAGGCAGGAACCTATATTCTTGTGTTTCTTCTGCTGTTGGGGATCGGGACTGTTTTTATGTTCTTGATAACAAGGCAGATCTATAAACCGATTGACCGGCTGTTGCATGAACTGGATATCCAGCCTGTAAAGGGACAAACCGATGAATTTGCCTTGTTGAGAGATAATACAGTGCATTTGCAGCTGCTCAACAAGAAAATTCACGACGCCCTGAATGATACGATACTTCAGCAGAAAGAGGAAAAATACATCCGGCTGCTATATGGATTGGCCCACGATCCGGAAGACCCGGGTACGCGGTCTATCTGCCTTGTTCTGTTTGATTTTGACGAAAGCGCCAATGGGGACCAGTTGTTTGCCGCAAAAAACGATATGCGGCTGTATACGCAGCAGGATCATTTGGTGTTCTTGGGCATTCAACCCACGCGCTGGGCTTTGATTTTGTATGACACAACGCCGGAAGATGCGTGCGAAAAAACCCGCAGGTTACTGAATCTCTATTTGGCAGAACTGCCGGTCACAGCCATTGTTGGTGGGCAAATGCGCGGCATAACCGCCTTTCGCCAGGCATATCGGCAAGTGCTGCGCACGTTGGACATGCATGCGGTCACCCATACCGGCGAAATTTTGCGCGCCGACCAATTCAAGACGGGCGGCCCTGCCAATTTCCGCTATCCTGTTTCGATTGAAAGTGAAATCATACACGGTGTGCTGGAGGGTGACAACGCAGCATTGGAGGCGCTTGACGATAATCTGCGGGACAATCTCGGCCGTAAAACATTGCCGCCTCAGCAGGTCGAAAATTATCTTCTCGCGCTCAGCAGCACGGCGAACCGTATCTATAATCTGCTGCCCGCGCAGGTACAAAGTATGGCGCCACGTCCGGTCTCGGGGGCTGAAGTGCTCATGCAGTACGATTCCCAGGGGGAAACAATTGCTGTGAAAGCACTGCGCGGCTGTATGGAAGGAATGACCCATGCTGTGGCGGGACGCCGCAGTGCTGACAATACGCAGCTGATGCAAAAAATGCTCACTTACATCCACGAAAACTATATGCGCGACATCGGTTTGACGGATGTGGCCGATCATGTAGGCATCACACCGCAGTACTGCAGCCTGGCGTTCAAACAGCTTACCAACGATAACTTCAAGAACTATCTGAACGGATATCGGATCAAGCAGGCGCGGGCATTGCAGGATGCGAACCCAGGCATATCAACGACGGAATTGGCTGACCGCGTCGGGTTCAACAGCGCCAACAGTTTTATTAGAGCTTACAAAAAATATACGGGGATATCACCCCAGAACTACCGCAAGGGTGTCTCGCAAGAAGAAGCACAGAATAAATAA
- a CDS encoding DUF4314 domain-containing protein: MKYPNKDYIEHLRRKYPPGTRLQLSCMEDEMAVPPGSTGTVDFIDDAGQIHMNWDCGRSLALIPGVDSFSRLPSPKEKAGDAR; encoded by the coding sequence ATGAAATACCCCAACAAAGACTACATCGAACACCTGCGCCGCAAGTACCCGCCCGGCACGCGGCTGCAACTCAGCTGTATGGAAGATGAGATGGCCGTGCCTCCCGGCTCTACGGGAACCGTTGATTTCATCGATGATGCCGGACAAATCCACATGAATTGGGACTGCGGGCGCAGTCTTGCCCTCATCCCCGGCGTGGACTCGTTCAGTCGCTTGCCCTCGCCCAAAGAAAAGGCCGGTGATGCCAGATGA